From a single Drosophila sulfurigaster albostrigata strain 15112-1811.04 chromosome 3, ASM2355843v2, whole genome shotgun sequence genomic region:
- the LOC133844135 gene encoding glutathione S-transferase 1, with protein MPEKPSLYYALFSPPARACILTAKLIGLDLDLIAVDFSKKEHLSPEFLKLNPQHQIPVFVDTDGEVYVDSHAIMCFMVAKYAKDDQLYSKDLKRRAHIDHRMHYENGVLFQVIKDIVARNIYGGEAEFNARSLELCHNAYASLEQFLNQGSFVVGNELSVADISIHTTLITLELLVPIDQERYPEINGWLQRMQKLLPDYEEINLKGAKALQQRILNCMAEHKANN; from the exons ATGCCTGAAAAGCCATCTTTGTACTACGCTCTATTTAGTCCTCCGGCACGGGCCTGCATTCTAACTGCAAAGCTTATTGGACTAGACTTAGATCTTAT TGCTGTTGACTTTTCCAAAAAGGAGCACTTGAGTCCGGAGTTTCTAAAG CTCAATCCGCAGCATCAGATTCCCGTGTTCGTGGACACAGACGGAGAGGTCTATGTGGATAG TCATGCAATTATGTGCTTCATGGTGGCCAAGTATGCTAAAGATGATCAATTGTATTCGAAAGACTTGAAGCGTCGTGCACACATTGATCATCGCATGCACTATGAGAACGGCGTGCTCTTTCAGGTGATCAAAGACATTGTGGCACGGAATATATACGGTGGCGAGGCGGAGTTCAATGCGCGCTCCTTAGAACTTTGTCACAATGCATATGCCTCGTTAGAGCAATTTTTGAATCAGGGCAGCTTCGTTGTTGGCAATGAATTAAGCGTGGCTGATATATCCATTCACACGACACTGATTACACTGGAGTTGCTTGTTCCTATAGACCAGGAACGGTATCCGGAGATTAACGGATGGCTACAGCGAATGCAGAAATTGCTGCCAGACTATGAAGAGATTAATCTAAAGGGTGCGAAGGCTCTGCAGCAACGTATTCTAAACTGCATGGCCGAACAC